The Marivirga tractuosa DSM 4126 genome contains the following window.
GTATAAGCTTTTTCGCCAATGAAGGAAAGTTCCTTACAAACCCTACAGATAGCCCAGCTCTCATTTGATTTCCAAATAGGTTTTGCGTTTTACGACCCACCCATAATCTTTTAGAGAAGTTCTTTTTCCATACAGTGCTATACTCACTTTCAACTTCATGCCTATTTCTCAATTGTCCTTGATAGAAATTGATAATGGAAGTACTGGCCAAATAACCGCTATGAATTGCCATTGCCATTCCGTTTCCACAAAGTGGAGTGATGAGCCCTGCAGTATCCCCGGCCATCAGCATATGATTTTCTACAGAATCTTTTTTCTCAAATGAAATCTCATTTATCACCTCCGGTTTTTCAAAGAGCATTTCAGCATTTTCCAAAATCTTTTCTAATATTGGGTTTTGGTATAAAATTGCTTTTTCCATTTCAGCTATTCCCCCATAGCCTTTCAAATTTTCCCTTCTACTCAAATAACAGATATTGACTTTATCATCTTCCACATGACTAACTCCACAATAACCTCCTTTAAAATTATAGAGCCCAATCACATCTTTAGGGAAATCAACTTTTGCATGATATTTTACGCCTAGAAATGGAGATTTCCTTTTAATAAAATCCCTGTCAAAAACTTTATCTAGTTTTGACCTTTTACCATAAGCATTGATGACAAATTCAGAAGTGAGACTTTCTCCAGTTTTCAAACTGACAGTAAATTCATTTTCATTAAATCTTATATCATTCACTTCAGTTTTGGTTTTGACTTCCACTCCAGCATTCAATGCTTTTTGATATAAAAACTCATCAAGCCGATATCTACTAACACCAAAACCACCTAGAGGCAATTCAACTTCTGCAAGATTTCCTTTAATGTCTGATAATTTAAAACGGCTGAGCTTTGAAGTTTTAATGTGCTCTGGGAATAAATCCATTCTTTCCAAAAAAGGCTTTACTTCATTGGAAATATATTCACCACAAACCCGGTGGAAGGGATAGCTTTTCTTTTCAATTAGAAGTGTATTCACTCCTGCTTTTTGGAGACAAATGGAAGAAATCAATCCTGCCAAACCACCACCAACCACTATTACCGGAATCTTATTTTTATCCAAAATCTTGATTTTTAATAACTCTTAAACACTCTCTTCGTCAAGTAGTTTTACATTATAATATTAAAATACATAAAAATACTACATTCAAGCTGAAAAGCATGGTTTTTGGAGTGACTCGACTGGAAAAATCATTACCTTTGTGGCTTGTTTAAAAATATGTGGACACAACTAGCGCATAACGTAATAAAATATCGACTACCGCTCATCATTATTTTGGTTTTGGTGACCATTTTTATGGGTTATCGTGCCCGAAATGTAGAGTTGGATTATGACTTAGCAAAATTGGTTCCTGAAACGGATCAAGACTATAAAGCTTTAAAAGAATTTGAAGAAAATTTCGGGGTTGATGATAATATCCTTGCTCTTGGAATTAAAGATAGTTCGCTTTACACCCCTCAAAGTTTTGCTAGGCTTCAGTATTTCTCAGAAGCTCTGAAAGATGTAAAAGGAGTAAATAATATTCTGTCTATTGGAAATATACAAAAACTTCAAAAGAATACAGAAGAGCGTAAATTCGAGATGAAGCCCTTAGTGCAGGATTTGCCTGAAGACCAAGCAACACTCGATAGCTTATTACAGGAAATTAAAGAGCAAAAATTCTTTTCATCTCAATTACTGAATAAAGAAAACGGTGCTACTGCTATCATCATCACTTTAGACGAAAAAATATTTAATTCTCCTGAAAGAGAAAGATTAATGTCTGACATCACTCAATTGGGCGATGCTTTTGAAGAAAAGACCGGGATAGAATTACATTATGCAGGACTGCCGTTTGTGCGCTCTACGATGATGAGCAAAGTCCGACAGGAAATAATTCAATTGTTGGTGCTTTCTGTGATCGTAACAGCACTTATTTTGTTAGCTTTTTTCCGCTCATGGGATGCAGTGCTTTTCCCATTATTGGTAATTTTCTCTGTAGTAATTTGGTCTGTGGGGACCCTTGATTTACTCGGTTACAAAATCACGATCTTAACCAGTCTGATTCCAACCATAATAGTCGTCATTGGAATACCAAATAGCATTTACTTACTAAACAAATACCATCAGGAATTTGAGGAGCATGGAAATAAAATAAAAGCCATCAGTACGATTACTAGGAAGATTGGGATAGTAACTTTGATTACTAATTTCACAACTGCTGTTGGATTTTTAGTTTTAGCTTTTACTGAGATTAAGCTATTAACAGAATTTGGTATTGTAGCAGGGATCAACATATTTGCCACTTTTATTGTCAGTATTATTTTAATTCCTGCCGTTTTCTCCTACTTGCCAGAACCTGGGAAAAAGCAGTTGAAGCATATGAACTTCAAAATGACGGATTATGCTTTAAGGTGGCTTAATAAATCTGTCCACTATCACAGAACGATTATTTATTTCTTTACAGTGGTAATTGTAGCTATCGCATTTATTGGCGGTTTCCGATTAAATTCCATAAGCCACATGGTGGATGATTTGCCTAAAGATGGCAAAACTATTCAGGATTTACGTTTTTTTGAGAATAACTTCAGTGGAATAATGCCACTGGAAATAGTAATAGATACTAAGAACAAACGAGGGATTGTACAAAGGAATACGCTTAGGAAAGTGGATGAATTCCAACAGTTTTTGGATAGTATTCCCTCTATTAGTCAGCCCCTTTCTGTGGTAAATATGATAAAAGCTGCTCGTCAAGCGTATTATAATGGCAATCCAGCTTTCTATGATTTACCGAATTCAAGAGATTACAATTTTATCATGCGATATCTTCAACAAGATGAAGATGATATTTCCGTAATGAGTAATTTTACTGATGAGGAGCTCTCGACCATGAGGATTTCATTGAAGATAGCGGATATCGGTTCGGATAAAATGAATGTCCTCTTGGAAGAATCAATCAAACCCCGAATGAATGAAATATTTGAGGGAGATGATTTTGATATTCATATTACGGGTACAACACCTATATTTATTAAGGGGAATGAGTATTTGGTTGAGAATTTAAGGTTTAGTCTTTTAATAGCCTTTGGAATTATTGCTATAGTAATGGGTATCCTTTTCCAAAATATTAGAATGATTGTAATTTCATTAATTCCTAATGTCATTCCATTGTTAATAACCGGTGGTTTGATGGGCTATTTAGGAGTACCACTAAAGCCAAGTACTGTTCTAGTATTTAGTATTGCATTTGGTATTTCTGTGGATGACACTATTCACTTTTTGGCAAAATACAGACAAGAATTGTTTGCCAATAATTTCTTTGTGCCCCTTGCGGTAACCAAAACATTGAAAGAAACTGGCAAAAGTATGATTTATACTTCTGTTGTGCTTTTTGCTGGCTTTATTATTTTTGTGACTTCAAGTTTTGGAGGTACAGTAGCATTGGGAGCTTTAACTTCCACCACACTTTTGGTGGCAATGCTTACCAATTTACTAGTTTTACCTTCTCTCTTGCTCACATTTGATGATGGAAAACGAAGGAAAGGAAGTCATCCATTAATTGAGCAATATGATGACGACTTCTATATGGAAGCTGAAGACGAAGAGATCAATATTAAAAGAATTAAAAAAGCAGAACCTAAAGTTCCTTATAAGCCAGAGGATCAGAAAGAATCATAAAAATGGGTCAATATAAAGAATACAAAAATCTGAATTATGCCGAGCTGGCAGATGAAGTCCTAGAGTTTTGGAATAAGAATGACATTTTCCAGAAATCAATGACTACTCGTGAGGGAAAACCGACTTTTACATTTTATGAAGGGCCACCTTCAGCTAATGGTACTCCTGGTATTCACCACGTGATGGCTCGTGCCGTTAAAGATATTTTCTGCCGCTATAAGACCTTAAAAGGCTTTCAGGTAAAAAGAAAAGGCGGGTGGGATACCCATGGGTTACCTGTTGAATTGCAAGTGGAAAAGGAACTGGGCATCACCAAAGAAGATATTGGCAAGAAAATCACTGTTGCCGAATATAATGATAGATGCAAAAAAGCAGTCATGAAATTCAAAGGCGAATGGGATGACTTGACCCGAAAAATGGGCTATTGGGTAGATTTGGATGATCCTTATATCACCTTCGATCGCAAATACATGGAGACCCTGTGGCATTTGCTGAAGAAATTTCACGATAAAAATTTATTATATAAAGGCTACACTGTTCAGCCCTATTCTCCTGCTGCAGGAACTGGTTTAAGTTCACATGAATTGAATCAGCCTGGTTGCTATCGTGATGTGAAAGACACATCCGTTACGGCTCAATTCACAGTGAAAAAAGATGATAAATCGGCTTTCCTTTTTGAAAGTGAGGAGGAAGATGTTCGCTTTATCGCATGGACTACAACACCATGGACATTGCCTTCTAACTGTGCACTAGCAGTGGGCGAAAAAATTGAGTATGTAAAAGTTAAAACTTTCAATCAATACACTTTCGAGCCAGTATCGGTTGTCTTAGCTAAAGATTTGGTAAGCAAACAATTCAATGCCAAAGCCAAGGATTTAAAACTGGACGACTATAAAGCAGGTGATAAATTAGTTCCTTTTGAGATCGCCCAGACTTTTAAAGGTAAAGATATAGTGGAAACTCGCTATGAACAATTGATGCCTTATGTCACTTCTGAAGATTTAGAGAAAAATGCGTTCCGTGTAATTCCTGGTGATTTCGTAACTACTGAGGATGGTACTGGAATTGTACACACCGCTTCTGTTTTTGGTGCAGATGACTTTAAAGTAGCGCAGCAAAATAACGTCCCTGCCGTAATGGTGAAGGATGAGCAAGGAAAAGATACGCCTTTGGTAGACAAAAAAGGAAGATTTGTTACTGAGGTAACAGATTTTGCTGGCAAGTATGTGAAAGAAGAATATTATGACGATGCCACTCGTAATGATCCTGACTTCAAACCGACTGACGTACTGATTGCCATCAAATTAAAAGAAGATAATAAGGCATTCAAAGTAGAAAAACACGAGCACTCTTATCCGCATTGCTGGAGAACAGATAAGCCGATATTATATTATCCATTGGATTCTTGGTTTATCAAAACAACTGCCATGAAAGATCGATTGGTGGAGCTAAACAAAACCATCAACTGGAAACCGGCTTCAACTGGTGAAGGTCGTTTTGGGAACTGGTTAGAGAACTTAGTAGACTGGAATTTAAGTCGCTCACGTTATTGGGGAACTCCTTTACCAATTTGGGTAACCGAAGACCGTAAAGAGCAGATTTGTATCGGTTCTTTAGAAGAATTAAGAAATGAAGTGAATAAATCTGTGAAAGCAGGTTTTATGGAAGAAGAATTGGCGGAAGATTTCGATTTGCACCGCCCATATGTTGATGATGTGATTTTAACCAGTGAATCTGGTCAGAAAATGTTCCGTGAACCTGATTTGATTGACGTTTGGTTTGATTCAGGTGCTATGCCTTATGCGCAATGGCATTATCCTTTTGAGAATAATGAGACTTTCGATAAAAACTATCCTGCTGATTTCATAGCCGAAGGAGTAGATCAAACCCGTGGTTGGTTCTTTACTTTGCATGCTATTTCAGGAATGTTGTTCGATTCAGTGGCTTACAAAAATGTTATAGCCAACGGTTTAGTGTTGGACAAAGAAGGGAATAAAATGTCCAAAAGATTGGGCAATGCCATCAATCCTTTTGAAACAATAAAGAAATACGGTCCTGATGCCACACGTTGGTATATGATCGCCAATGCTAATCCTTGGGACAACCTGAAATTCAATTTGCAGGGTGTAGAAGAAGTGCAAAGAAAGTTCTTCGGAACCCTTCAAAACACTTATAATTTCTTTGCGCTATATGCCAATTTGGACGGTTTCACTTTCGAAGGCGAAAGCATTCCATTAGAAAAACGAACAGAAAGTGACCGTTGGATTTTATCAAAACTAAATTCCTTAAAGAAAGCAGTTGATGTTGCTTATGATGATTATGAGCCTACCCGTGCTGCTCGCTTAATCCAGGATTTTGTTCAGGATGATGTGAGTAATTGGTATGTGCGGCTAAATCGTAAGCGTTTCTGGAAGGGAGAATACAACGAAGACAAAAAAGCAGCTTATCAGTCGCTTTATGAATGTTTGGAAAGCATCGCCATATTAAGTGCCCCAATTGCTCCTTTCTATATGGATAATTTATTCCAGAGTTTGAATAATATAAGCAACAGGATGGATTTTGAATCTGTGCATTTGGTAGATTTCCCAGTTGCAGATGAGAATATTATTAATAAAGATTTGGAGGAGCGCATGTTCTTGGCGCAACATATCAGTTCATTAACACATTCTATTCGTAAAGCACAGAAAATCAAAGTAAGACAACCTCTACATAAAATATTGGTGCCTGTTTTAAATGATAAAACACGCAAGCAAATTGAAGCAGTGGAGGATTTGATTATCTCCGAGGTGAATGTTAAATCTATTGAGTATATAGATGACGCTTCAGGTGTTTTAGTGAAGAATGTAAAGCCTAACTTCCGAAAACTAGGACAGCATTTTGGACCTAAAATGAAAGCGGTTACTCAAATCATCAACCAGTGGGGACAGGAAGAAATTGCTAAAATTGAGCAGAATGATGCATTCGAAATAGAAGTAGATGGCGAACAGCATACTTTGACTTTGGAGGATGTTGACATCACTTCTCAGGATATTCCGGGCTGGTCCGTTGCATCTGAGGCTGGCATAACTGTTGCTTTAGATATTAGCATAGATGATGATTTAAGAAGGGAAGGCTTTGCTAGAGATTTGGTGAACCGTATCCAAAACCTAAGAAAAGAGAAAGG
Protein-coding sequences here:
- a CDS encoding efflux RND transporter permease subunit; amino-acid sequence: MWTQLAHNVIKYRLPLIIILVLVTIFMGYRARNVELDYDLAKLVPETDQDYKALKEFEENFGVDDNILALGIKDSSLYTPQSFARLQYFSEALKDVKGVNNILSIGNIQKLQKNTEERKFEMKPLVQDLPEDQATLDSLLQEIKEQKFFSSQLLNKENGATAIIITLDEKIFNSPERERLMSDITQLGDAFEEKTGIELHYAGLPFVRSTMMSKVRQEIIQLLVLSVIVTALILLAFFRSWDAVLFPLLVIFSVVIWSVGTLDLLGYKITILTSLIPTIIVVIGIPNSIYLLNKYHQEFEEHGNKIKAISTITRKIGIVTLITNFTTAVGFLVLAFTEIKLLTEFGIVAGINIFATFIVSIILIPAVFSYLPEPGKKQLKHMNFKMTDYALRWLNKSVHYHRTIIYFFTVVIVAIAFIGGFRLNSISHMVDDLPKDGKTIQDLRFFENNFSGIMPLEIVIDTKNKRGIVQRNTLRKVDEFQQFLDSIPSISQPLSVVNMIKAARQAYYNGNPAFYDLPNSRDYNFIMRYLQQDEDDISVMSNFTDEELSTMRISLKIADIGSDKMNVLLEESIKPRMNEIFEGDDFDIHITGTTPIFIKGNEYLVENLRFSLLIAFGIIAIVMGILFQNIRMIVISLIPNVIPLLITGGLMGYLGVPLKPSTVLVFSIAFGISVDDTIHFLAKYRQELFANNFFVPLAVTKTLKETGKSMIYTSVVLFAGFIIFVTSSFGGTVALGALTSTTLLVAMLTNLLVLPSLLLTFDDGKRRKGSHPLIEQYDDDFYMEAEDEEINIKRIKKAEPKVPYKPEDQKES
- a CDS encoding NAD(P)/FAD-dependent oxidoreductase: MDKNKIPVIVVGGGLAGLISSICLQKAGVNTLLIEKKSYPFHRVCGEYISNEVKPFLERMDLFPEHIKTSKLSRFKLSDIKGNLAEVELPLGGFGVSRYRLDEFLYQKALNAGVEVKTKTEVNDIRFNENEFTVSLKTGESLTSEFVINAYGKRSKLDKVFDRDFIKRKSPFLGVKYHAKVDFPKDVIGLYNFKGGYCGVSHVEDDKVNICYLSRRENLKGYGGIAEMEKAILYQNPILEKILENAEMLFEKPEVINEISFEKKDSVENHMLMAGDTAGLITPLCGNGMAMAIHSGYLASTSIINFYQGQLRNRHEVESEYSTVWKKNFSKRLWVGRKTQNLFGNQMRAGLSVGFVRNFPSLAKKLIQQTHGDVF
- the ileS gene encoding isoleucine--tRNA ligase codes for the protein MGQYKEYKNLNYAELADEVLEFWNKNDIFQKSMTTREGKPTFTFYEGPPSANGTPGIHHVMARAVKDIFCRYKTLKGFQVKRKGGWDTHGLPVELQVEKELGITKEDIGKKITVAEYNDRCKKAVMKFKGEWDDLTRKMGYWVDLDDPYITFDRKYMETLWHLLKKFHDKNLLYKGYTVQPYSPAAGTGLSSHELNQPGCYRDVKDTSVTAQFTVKKDDKSAFLFESEEEDVRFIAWTTTPWTLPSNCALAVGEKIEYVKVKTFNQYTFEPVSVVLAKDLVSKQFNAKAKDLKLDDYKAGDKLVPFEIAQTFKGKDIVETRYEQLMPYVTSEDLEKNAFRVIPGDFVTTEDGTGIVHTASVFGADDFKVAQQNNVPAVMVKDEQGKDTPLVDKKGRFVTEVTDFAGKYVKEEYYDDATRNDPDFKPTDVLIAIKLKEDNKAFKVEKHEHSYPHCWRTDKPILYYPLDSWFIKTTAMKDRLVELNKTINWKPASTGEGRFGNWLENLVDWNLSRSRYWGTPLPIWVTEDRKEQICIGSLEELRNEVNKSVKAGFMEEELAEDFDLHRPYVDDVILTSESGQKMFREPDLIDVWFDSGAMPYAQWHYPFENNETFDKNYPADFIAEGVDQTRGWFFTLHAISGMLFDSVAYKNVIANGLVLDKEGNKMSKRLGNAINPFETIKKYGPDATRWYMIANANPWDNLKFNLQGVEEVQRKFFGTLQNTYNFFALYANLDGFTFEGESIPLEKRTESDRWILSKLNSLKKAVDVAYDDYEPTRAARLIQDFVQDDVSNWYVRLNRKRFWKGEYNEDKKAAYQSLYECLESIAILSAPIAPFYMDNLFQSLNNISNRMDFESVHLVDFPVADENIINKDLEERMFLAQHISSLTHSIRKAQKIKVRQPLHKILVPVLNDKTRKQIEAVEDLIISEVNVKSIEYIDDASGVLVKNVKPNFRKLGQHFGPKMKAVTQIINQWGQEEIAKIEQNDAFEIEVDGEQHTLTLEDVDITSQDIPGWSVASEAGITVALDISIDDDLRREGFARDLVNRIQNLRKEKGLEVQDKIAVAVKQGNELVDTAISQNKDYICSETQAVSLDLAENLTETTEIEIDDLRIELSVVVKNL